In the Sarcophilus harrisii chromosome 3, mSarHar1.11, whole genome shotgun sequence genome, one interval contains:
- the PPP1R14A gene encoding protein phosphatase 1 regulatory subunit 14A produces the protein MAAQRLGKRVLSKLQSPSRAGGSPGNSPGGLQKRHARVTVKYDRRELQRRLDVEKWIDGRLEELYQGRVRPEPPGRGRGFGSGVWSPLGWGEMRGTPRPGRLSFTLPSQTLSDGLLKRAFTTLEWTYLWIFEGQKRKDL, from the coding sequence ATGGCTGCTCAGCGGCTCGGCAAGCGGGTCCTGAGCAAGCTGCAGTCGCCCTCCCGGGCCGGGGGCAGCCCTGGCAATAGCCCCGGGGGTCTGCAGAAGCGACACGCCCGAGTTACGGTCAAGTACGACCGGCGGGAGCTCCAACGGCGGCTGGACGTGGAGAAATGGATAGACGGTCGTCTGGAGGAGCTGTACCAGGGCCGGGTGAGGCCGGAGCCCCCGGGGAGGGGGCGGGGTTTCGGATCAGGGGTGTGGAGCCCACTGGGATGGGGAGAGATGCGGGGCACCCCAAGGCCGGGGAGGCTGTCGTTTACCTTGCCTTCCCAGACGCTTTCTGACGGGCTCTTAAAAAGGGCCTTTACAACGTTAGAATGGACCTATTTGTGGATCTTCGAAGGTCAGAAGCGCAAGGACCTTTGA